CTATGGTGGACTGGTATATATCTTTGCTGTAGCTCCATCCATCCACACAGTACTCCTGCTCCACCCCAGTGAGGTTGACGTCCAGGCCGGGGATGTAGCCCAGAGCAGACAGGTTTCTGACCACATCCAGCCTGTATCTGCTGCACTTGCTCTCCTTCTCCTGTCCGTTCACCACCTCTATGGGAATGATGGCCTTCCTCCATGCCTCGCTCAGGTTGCCCGTGTCTGGGATAAAGCAGTGGTGCGGGGGAGTTGCTCCAACAAATACAATGAACAGACCAAAGAATCCAGTGGAGATGAAAAGTGTGTTCAGAAGAAAGAAAGTCCTATAGAAATAAGGTCCTTTCTGACCCAGGAAGGCAGTAACGTCATCATAATCCCCCATTCTTATGGCAGTAAGAGGAAAAGTGGAGCACCTGGAACGGTTTGATACGTGTGTCTCAGATATGTGGAGGGAAGTGAAGAGTTAAGTTCTCTTCTAGCAAATGCTCAACAGGACAGAATTACAACTTCCAAGCTGCAGTATACAGACATGGGTAAGTCCAGGGCCCCTTAACAACAAGCCACAGAGCACAGCTGTTCCATTCGCCCCGTCCCAGAGAGTTGATCCCAGTGTTAATCCCCAGCAGGGAACGGTTGTATCCACCTTTCTCTGTTCAAAAAGTGGTAGAGAACATAACCTGTTAAACATCAGTGAATGACTTCTAACTCATATTTCTGATTGAGCTGAAATACATAGTTGATCATCAAAGACATACTGACCATATTAAAGTGGCAGTTCAGTTAAATATTAGATGTTTAATGAGGTCGAAATAACAgtctgaaattgtgaaaattatgataatgccctttttgtgtaagagctgtttgggaAAAAATGTCTGGAATTTCAGAGTTTTTGGCCCAGATCATGACAATCTGATCTGATCATTCTGATTATTATTCATATTTTATTTGCATATGTATCCTCCTACTTTGATGGGGTAAGTGGGGTAGGCCCTAGTGCAtgaggtgtcaaactcattccatggaggctCTAGAATCTGCAGGTTTGAGTTTTTTTCCTTttaattaagacctagacaaccaggtgaggggaggtctttactaattagtgaccttcaTCTATCAAGTACAAGTGAGGAGTGTgaacctgcagacactcggccctccatggaatgagtttgactccTGTTCTAGAGTCTAGACCCCTCAacctcaactctggacctcgaagccattGCCACTGTGTTTTTTAATTGTTCCCCtccaatcagggactgatttagacctggaacGCCAggtatttgcaaattattatcaggtaaaacagaaaaccagcaggctctggacctcgtagggtaagagttgagtaccCCTGGTCTAGGTGATCCTATCCGCCACTCAAGgctgtgtatgtaaatatattttaaatatgtATTGATAAGTCTACATGATCAGACTGAGCATTTCAATGGCAAAGGAGGCTCAGGGAAATAAatgataaaaaatatatttgtagTTATTTTCATTAAATTAACAAACACGGTGATTTATTATACATACAGTGATGATGTCAAAATAAGATGTTAAAGACTGCATGGGGGTTTAACTGCCATTTTAATGTGTATATAAAGTTAGTCCTGGTACTAAATGCCTTGTATCATTTTCTTTAAACATCATTCCTTTCTCTCACAAATACCTCCAGGAATTGCATGAGATTGTACTGTGAACGGCTTAGATAGCATTAAAAATTGACAAACTTTTCTAAAGCTGACAAGTTGAAATGTAATTCACTGTATGTCAACACATGTAATTCATGGCACAATAATGTACTTCAGTAAAATACATAATGAATGGTTGGTAGCATACTGAACATTTTTGTCTATTCAAATAGCTAATACTTCCAGAAAACAAGGTGGTTTTGAAGTCGCCATTGGAAAAGCTacatctagggttagggttagttagggcaCCAAGCTTTGATATCAAGGAATTTCAACTGTACTTACATTCTTGTTTCTTGTCTTTTTTTGAGATCGTACTCAATCATATGTGCTCAGTCGGGTTACAGACCTGATTTAACCTCCCTAGCTGGAGTGTGGAGATTTTTATTCTCTCTTACAATCAGTGATTAAATTAATTAATAGCTGACAAGATTATTTCCCTGGGTAATCAATTGTTGAAGTACATCAACATCATTAGAGTTGTCCCCTGACTCAACAGATTTGAGTTGATTGTGGAAACCCTTTTTCAGGGGGGGTCAGAGTGCTGGGAAGGAGCCTAATTGTTATCTGTTTAAACAACTCTTCAACTGATTCTCTACATTGAGGTGACTCCCGCTGATGGAATGTAAAGACCCATGTTCTTAGCACCAGATATAATTGTTCCTTGAATTATGTTTATTTCGATATCCAATAGACACAACATATAGTAAATACATGGTAGCTATCTTTGACATGTGGAAGTGATGCTTTTGACTGTTGACTGGTTCAATCAAcaccaatgagagggcagataatGAATGGACTTCCTTGAGTAGCAATATGACTAGTGTAACGGCTTGGTTGATCATTGATTTGATGGACTTTGTTTATGTATTGTGCCACATCAGCATTTGCATACTATTGGTCTTCAAACAAAAAGAGACTGTTTCGTTGTATAATGCCAAATGTTAATTATTTCATGTTTTTTGGGGTCATTTAGAGGTATGTCCCTTTAAGTTATTCTACTTGTATTGGAATCCTGTCATTTGCTTTTCTAAATTTtgaaaaatacaaacaaaaagaCATCTAAAAACATATCACTTGTCATAGTACATTTCATAAAGTCATGTTATATTACATCGACAGTTCAGTTTGTTAGATCCCCTCAAGTTATCCCCCTAGAGTCCATTGACGCACCGATAATCAAAGTTACATAcggtatgtaaaaaaaaaaatgcacgaacatgatggtgttctccgttttatCAATATTTTATACTTCTTttgatacctaaaggggtcctaaaattctaaatcatatagctaaatgatccatatgtagtatgaccatcttaaaacaatatCATATGCCAGCTTAGCACCTCGCTCCCCAACATCTTAAAATCTTGCACGTCATtattacatttgagtaatttagcagatgttcttatccagagtgactaacaagagcaattagggtttCACATGTCAGTGCCTTGCTCCAAGGGCACATCTGCAGAagtttcacctagtcggctcagggattcaaaccaggaaccttacagttactggcccaatgctcttaaccactaggctacctgcctcactACAAATATTACATAACGCTATACATAATAGAAGAagtgtttttcctttgtcatatATAATCAGATATGTGGATTAGGTCATTATGGGGTCGTTACTATAATTATCACTTACAAATATATTATACAATCAGGGTTTTATCTTTCCTGTTTGTTCAGGTCTTATGTAGTCCTAACCTTTTCTCCCTTTGGCACAACCTGGGGACACGATGCAGTTATATTAGGATGAACTCATAAAGGTGTTGTGACCTTGAATGTCAGGACATACCCTTTTGACTGGATCTGCTCCACTGCTCTGCTAGCTCTTTGCGGAACATCTCCAGCAGAAAGAGGTTCACAAGAGATGAAAAGTTGACAGAAGGGGTCTCCTTCTGAAAGGCCATGTAGATACGAGATATGCTAGGACAAAACCCTAGTTGACAGTATGGCCCCTGATTGGCAGTTGGCGTGAGTTCCTGAGAAGCAAAGTAAAGAAGCCAGCTGTTACCTCAGAAACATCTTTATTACAGGTTCTCTACTCCATTCCTTTGCTTACCCAGTACACATGTAGTGGCATTATGGGATATCACAGAGGCACCAACAGAGAAGGAAACAACACAGAAGACCTCCCACGAGGGAGATAAGGACTAGATGAGGATGAGGAAAAACACAGCAGAAAGAGGGACGAAGAGGACTTCCAAAGTGGACATTGTATTGATACAGTACAATAGATACTTAAGGTTATTTTAAATATTATATGATCTACCCTTGAGCAGTGTAATCTAATCATGAATTTTATCTCAAATTACTGTGCATAACAGACTTAATGCCGTATATATAACTGTCAGACAGCTGGCCTGGGACCAGGGAACCAACCAGAAACTCAAAGTACAATGTCGAGGAGGCATTAGGATCTTTCTGCACCTCTTTAATGATTCCGGGTGAGATATCATGCTGACCACATGGTCATCCTAAACACAGACAGTGGTCAACTGTTCAGAAGAAAGAAAACCCTCCAGAAGTAAAGTCCATTCTGCCCCAGGAAAGCAATGACTTCAGTGTAATCTCTCATTCTTCTGTCAGTGTGCttggtaaagagagaggagaacatttgAATTTAAcacatctaaaaaaaaaaaattgatacCACTCAAATAAATGCATAGGAAAAGGTGAACGCATCACTTCAGTCACCAACAGTTCTTTGGAGCAGCATGCTGGATATATTAGCCAAGCATAAAACAAGCATTTCCCTTTAATCTTTAACCTTTAGTCATTGTACACAGATTAGGTTCGAGATACACCATACAACCGCTCTTACAGTCTCCAAAAGAATGCCATTTACTTACACAACCTGGGGAGGTCTTATCATAACTATTTAGAGTTATGAATGCAATGATAGCTCTGTGAAAATGCATTATGTGTAAATACACATTTGCCTGTATTATTAGACTCCGTGAGTGTTATAGATTTACCTACCCTCTTAAAGATGATGGATTTAGCTGATGCAAAATGAAACCAACAGCTAAATACCAGGGTGAGAGAACAAGTGAGCCTTGAGAAATAACAGGGTCATATGTCGCTCTTTTGACGTTGGAGTTCACATGTGAGGTACTCCAACCCCAAATTACTCCCCCTATAAAGGACAAGCTGTTCTCTCCACTGGGCCGCACTAATAACCCACTTCCAATCTTTATAATGACTGAGAATGGCTATGAGGATAACACTGCCTTTCTTGGGGAATGGGGACCGTTCCAACAGATGGTGTTCTTTCTCTTATGTTTGAGTATCATCCCTAACGGCTTTACAGGTATGTCTATTGTGTTCATCggtgatacaccatcccaccaTTGCCTCATACCAGCAAATGCGAACATTACTGGCGAATGGAGAAATCACAGTATTCCTTTGGAGGAGGAAAGCGGGACTGTTGTGCTCAGTAAATGCGCCAGATACAAACTCGATGTCATAAAGAGTTTCTCAGAAAGAGGTTATGTCCCAGGAATTGATGTCAACGTTTCTGAAATACAACACGAGACCTGTTTGGATGGCTGGGAATACGATCGGGGGACGTACATCTCCACTATTGTGTCCGAGGTATGATTAGATGCGACGGTTAAAACGGGTGGGGTTTTTGTTTTATTTCGGTTGTCTGTCTGGATACGATGTTTTTTAATGGGAGTCAAACATTGTTGCAGCGAGTGAAACAGTGTTGCATTGCTTCCACTCACTTTATAGCTAGCTATACTGTGACACATTTTGTGGGAGTAAAATGTTGTTGCAGCGAGTGAAACAGTGTTGCGTTGCTTTCGCTGTAATTTTGTAGCTATTCCGTGGCAAATTAACTAAGTACTTGGCAAAGTATTAATTTATGCATCACTGCACAGTTGTTAGCATATTCCATCATCAACGTTTGGGAATGTAGGCTATTCACCATACGGGTTCCAACTGCATATTGCATAGGCTATACGATGAGCTCACGTTCTGAAATGTTTGCCTTCACAAAAGGCTATTGATCTCAGATGAACAGGCATCCTCCATGTGGTCCACAGTAGGCCTAGATGAAGAACGTAATTGTACAACCTACCAATAATCCATAACGACAAATTACTTGTTTTTTAAACTAAATCTATTCACCTGATCTTCCCAAACTTCTCACCTATATGTTATTTTTTTTACGATTTAGCCCAATGATTGTTCATATTGCCCAACTACTATGTCCACTGTATGTCCAATTATTTTGCCCATCATTCTGCAGtgatggggcggcagtgtagcctagtggttagagcattggactagtaaccgaaaggttgcaagttcaaatccccgagctgacaaggtacaaaatctgtcgttctgcccctgaacaggcagttaacccactgttcctaggccgtcaatgaaaataagaatttgttcttaactgacttgcctagtaaaataaaggtaaaaaataaataattcattaTCCCTTATTGTGTTCATTTTATCGGcctaatgctctctctctctctctgtgtgtatgtgtgtgtgtgtctgtgtgattgtttGTATGAGTGTAGTGGGACCTGGTGTGTGCTGATAAGTGGAAGAACCCATTGACTTCTTCTGTgttcttctgtggtgtcctcaCTGGCTCCTTCCTCTCTGGCCAGCTCTCTGACAGGTAATGGATGGCCTGTAGTCCCAAGTGGCAcacttttccctacatagtgtgcACTATTTTGACCAGGTCCAATAGGTCTCTGTTCAATAAGAGTGCACAATCTAGGgaaaatggtgccatttggaacaaacCCTGTCACATGTTTAGCTTTGCTGTCATCTTTATTTTGGACACTTCCTCCCCAATGCTTGGCTATGCGTTTTCTGTTTTTCATAATTTCCTTGGAGATTAGTTTTAGCAGTAAGCACAGACAACTTTTACACAGTGTCCCATAAAAACATTTTATATCCTTACTTTATTGGAGGATCATTTAGAATTCTTCACCTGATTGAAGATGTTTAGGAAAAGCCTACTCATAATCTGCATGTGGATGATTTCAACCTAACTTTTATTTCTCTCAGGTTTGGGAGGAAAAATGTTCTCTTTGCCACCATGGGAGTTCAGACTGTGTTCACATTTATCCAGGTCTTCTCTCCAACCTGGGTTGTATTCTGTGCCTTATTCTTTGTTGTCGGGATGGGGCAAATCTCAAATTATGTGGCTGCATTTGTGCTAGGTATCTTTATTTATCTTGATCATTCATTCATGATTTTATCCAATGTCATTATTACACAGTTGTTACTGTGCACAATGTTTTCTTTACGCCCGATGCACCATTTAACTTCTCATACAATTTAGAAATTCTTCTCATCTACAGGAACTGAAATTTTATCTCCATCCAAACGGATAATCTACTCCACTCTTGGAGTTTGTATGTTCTACACCATTGGCTACACGCTCCTTCCAGCAGTGGCCTTCTTCATCAGAGACTGGAGGATGCTGATgctagccctcaccctcccagGCTTCCTTTATGTCCCTTTTTGGTGGTAggtgtgtgtaatatactgtatgcagGGTATTCAATCCTTCACTAAAGCCCATTCAATTACTTGACTTTGATATAGCATGAGTGCCAGTCTGTCTGTGCTATCATCCTAACTCCATGtcactcattgtcatgccaaTTCATTTTGGCTTGATAGTAACGGCAAGGGAGTTTGCAAGAgcagaaacagatctgggaccaggctagctttGATATGAACCTGGTTATTTTTTGTGATGTTGCAGGTTCATCCCAGAGTCTCCCAGATGGCTGCTCTCTCAGGGAAGAGTGA
Above is a genomic segment from Oncorhynchus masou masou isolate Uvic2021 chromosome 12, UVic_Omas_1.1, whole genome shotgun sequence containing:
- the slc22a21 gene encoding organic cation/carnitine transporter 2 isoform X1, which codes for MTENGYEDNTAFLGEWGPFQQMVFFLLCLSIIPNGFTGMSIVFIGDTPSHHCLIPANANITGEWRNHSIPLEEESGTVVLSKCARYKLDVIKSFSERGYVPGIDVNVSEIQHETCLDGWEYDRGTYISTIVSEWDLVCADKWKNPLTSSVFFCGVLTGSFLSGQLSDRFGRKNVLFATMGVQTVFTFIQVFSPTWVVFCALFFVVGMGQISNYVAAFVLGTEILSPSKRIIYSTLGVCMFYTIGYTLLPAVAFFIRDWRMLMLALTLPGFLYVPFWWFIPESPRWLLSQGRVKEAEAILRDAARRNRVTAPEVIFRPVQLEAKAGKLVVHNICDLVRSSNIRWVSITLWLVWTILSIGYFALSLNTSNLAGSSYLNCFLSAAIEVPAYTMAWLMFRCCPRRLCLFSTLFLGGVVLLCINLIPPNLSSVSTALEMLGKFGVTAAFSIVYAYTAELYPTVVRNTAIGACSMASRVGSISAPYFIYLGGCSKSLPYILMGSLTALSGLLSLLLPESHRMPLPDTITHMQTFPGCKKRSVYKLSQSTGEEDVSHTW
- the slc22a21 gene encoding organic cation/carnitine transporter 2 isoform X2 is translated as MTENGYEDNTAFLGEWGPFQQMVFFLLCLSIIPNGFTGMSIVFIGDTPSHHCLIPANANITGEWRNHSIPLEEESGTVVLSKCARYKLDVIKSFSERGYVPGIDVNVSEIQHETCLDGWEYDRGTYISTIVSEWDLVCADKWKNPLTSSVFFCGVLTGSFLSGQLSDRFGRKNVLFATMGVQTVFTFIQVFSPTWVVFCALFFVVGMGQISNYVAAFVLGTEILSPSKRIIYSTLGVCMFYTIGYTLLPAVAFFIRDWRMLMLALTLPGFLYVPFWWFIPESPRWLLSQGRVKEAEAILRDAARRNRVTAPEVIFRPVQLEAKAGKLVVHNICDLVRSSNIRWVSITLWLVWTILSIGYFALSLNTSNLAGSSYLNCFLSAAIEVPAYTMAWLMFRCCPRRLCLFSTLFLGGVVLLCINLIPPKMLGKFGVTAAFSIVYAYTAELYPTVVRNTAIGACSMASRVGSISAPYFIYLGGCSKSLPYILMGSLTALSGLLSLLLPESHRMPLPDTITHMQTFPGCKKRSVYKLSQSTGEEDVSHTW